A genomic window from Thermoplasmata archaeon includes:
- a CDS encoding DNA polymerase II large subunit, protein MGAPVASDGVRSYFATLLKQVEAAYAIARAARARGYDPELDVEIPLTDDLASRVEKLLEHYDVAGVARRIRELAKHHDREELAILVAKEIARRPAASKERAVERAVRVGVAILTEGILVAPLEGLAGVKIKKNRDGSSYVDLYYAGPIRSAGGTGQALSVLIADVVRRELGIGRYAPTREEVERFKEEIPLYKQAQHLQYTPSEEEIALIVAHCPVGINGEGTEDAEISGFRDLPRIETNRIRGGACLVIADGMCLKAPKIQKHVKKLRIDGWEFIDAYLEEKSARPEELRDEAGVEPSEVFIQNIVAGRPVLCHPSRAGGLRLRYGRTRATGLAALALHPATMHVLDDFIAVGTQIKTERPGKAGAVTPCDRIEGPLVVLDDGDFIEISDAATAKRLTPHVRTIADLGEILVPFGEFLENNHVLMPGAFCLEWYGALLEGKLGSLPDGWETATAEQALAWSRELGVPLHPRYNLFYHDLTVEELVRLREVIAVHGRVESGRLRLPSDEEPREWLVRLGALYQVRAAELVVERHTETLLATLGIERDGEVLRIGPSPQADDPLAFVSALAGFPVKARGPTRIGARMARPEKAAPRKMQPAPHALFPIGHDGGAQRLLADAASKDTIEVEVGLRVCAACGKRWFLPKCSCGGHTVPRNGPARQRIPLADVLRSALDRVGETKVPEIKAVQGMISKTKTPEPLEKGVLRAKHEIYVFKDGTTRYDMTNLPLTHFTPREAGISIEAARRLGYSRDSRGHPLERDDQVLELRTQDILVARSCGDYLVRVASFVDELLERLYGLPRFYDATRPEDLLGHLVVTLAPHTSGGVVARIVGFTDAQACFAHPFLIAARRRNCDGDEDSVILLLDSLINFSRAFLPDKRGGLMDAPLVLTTRIDPNEIDKEAHNLDVLPVYPPSLYEAAERFAHPREIEPQIDTVSKRIGSVLQYEGFSYTHETSSIAQGPIASAYGEGSMAEKIEKQLELALRIRAVDPNDVVARIVVHHFLPDLIGNLKAFSSQQVRCTRCGEKYRRIPLRGRCLACGGNLTLTVHESSVKKYLEISKRISAQFEVSNYLRQRIDLIEDAIASLFTNDRTQDLKLDDFF, encoded by the coding sequence ATGGGTGCTCCGGTCGCCTCCGATGGGGTCCGCTCGTACTTCGCGACCCTCCTGAAACAAGTCGAGGCAGCGTACGCGATCGCCCGAGCCGCGCGAGCGCGCGGATACGATCCGGAACTCGACGTGGAAATCCCCCTGACCGACGACCTCGCCTCCCGGGTCGAGAAGCTGCTCGAGCACTACGACGTCGCGGGCGTCGCCCGCCGCATCCGCGAGCTCGCGAAACATCACGACCGCGAGGAGCTCGCGATCCTCGTGGCGAAAGAGATCGCCCGACGGCCCGCGGCGAGCAAGGAGAGGGCGGTGGAGCGCGCGGTCCGGGTCGGCGTGGCGATCCTGACGGAGGGCATCCTCGTCGCGCCCCTCGAAGGCCTCGCCGGGGTGAAGATCAAGAAGAACCGCGACGGCTCCTCGTACGTCGACTTGTACTACGCGGGCCCCATCCGTTCCGCGGGCGGGACCGGCCAAGCCCTGAGCGTCCTCATCGCGGACGTCGTCCGGAGGGAACTCGGCATCGGGCGATACGCGCCGACACGGGAAGAGGTCGAGCGGTTCAAGGAGGAAATCCCGCTGTACAAGCAGGCCCAACACCTGCAGTACACTCCATCCGAGGAGGAGATTGCGCTCATCGTCGCCCACTGTCCCGTGGGGATCAACGGCGAGGGCACCGAGGACGCGGAGATCAGCGGATTCCGCGACCTCCCGCGGATCGAGACGAACCGGATCCGCGGCGGCGCGTGCCTCGTGATCGCGGACGGCATGTGCCTGAAGGCGCCGAAGATCCAGAAGCACGTGAAGAAGCTCCGGATCGACGGATGGGAGTTCATCGACGCGTACCTCGAGGAGAAATCGGCGCGCCCGGAGGAGCTGCGGGACGAGGCGGGGGTCGAACCGAGCGAGGTCTTCATCCAGAACATCGTGGCAGGCCGGCCGGTCCTCTGTCATCCGAGCCGAGCCGGCGGCTTGCGCCTCCGCTACGGGAGGACGCGCGCCACGGGCCTCGCCGCGCTCGCCCTCCATCCCGCCACGATGCACGTCCTCGACGACTTCATCGCCGTCGGCACGCAAATCAAGACGGAACGGCCGGGGAAAGCGGGCGCCGTGACGCCGTGCGATCGGATCGAAGGTCCGCTCGTCGTCCTCGACGACGGGGACTTCATCGAAATCTCCGATGCCGCGACGGCAAAGCGTCTCACGCCGCACGTCCGCACCATCGCGGATCTCGGCGAGATCCTCGTCCCGTTCGGCGAGTTCCTCGAGAACAACCATGTCCTCATGCCCGGCGCCTTCTGCCTCGAGTGGTACGGCGCTCTCCTCGAAGGGAAGCTCGGCTCCTTGCCCGACGGGTGGGAGACGGCAACCGCGGAACAGGCGCTGGCGTGGTCGCGCGAGCTTGGGGTGCCGCTCCATCCCCGATACAACCTCTTCTACCACGACCTGACGGTCGAAGAGCTGGTTCGACTCCGCGAAGTCATCGCCGTCCACGGCCGCGTCGAGTCCGGCCGACTGCGGCTCCCGAGCGACGAAGAGCCGCGCGAATGGCTCGTGCGGCTCGGCGCGCTGTACCAGGTCCGGGCGGCCGAGCTCGTGGTCGAGCGGCACACGGAAACGTTGCTGGCGACGCTCGGCATCGAACGGGATGGTGAGGTGCTCCGGATCGGCCCGTCCCCGCAGGCGGACGACCCGCTCGCGTTCGTGTCGGCCCTGGCGGGCTTTCCCGTGAAGGCGCGCGGCCCGACCCGCATCGGCGCGCGGATGGCCCGGCCGGAGAAGGCCGCTCCACGGAAGATGCAGCCCGCGCCCCACGCGCTTTTTCCAATCGGCCACGACGGCGGCGCCCAACGCCTCCTGGCCGACGCCGCGTCGAAGGACACAATCGAGGTCGAGGTCGGGCTCCGCGTCTGTGCCGCGTGCGGGAAACGGTGGTTCCTCCCGAAGTGCTCGTGCGGAGGGCACACGGTCCCGCGAAACGGACCCGCGAGGCAACGCATCCCGCTGGCGGACGTCCTCCGTTCGGCCCTCGACCGCGTCGGAGAAACGAAAGTCCCGGAAATCAAGGCGGTCCAAGGCATGATCTCGAAGACGAAGACGCCCGAGCCGCTCGAGAAGGGCGTCCTGCGCGCGAAACACGAGATCTACGTCTTCAAGGACGGAACGACGCGATATGACATGACGAACCTCCCGCTCACGCACTTCACCCCCAGAGAGGCCGGAATCTCGATCGAGGCAGCACGTCGCCTCGGGTATTCGCGGGACTCGCGGGGCCATCCGCTCGAGCGCGACGACCAAGTGCTCGAACTAAGGACCCAAGACATCCTCGTCGCGCGGTCGTGCGGCGACTACCTCGTGCGCGTCGCGTCGTTCGTCGACGAGCTGCTCGAACGGCTGTACGGCCTTCCGCGATTCTATGACGCGACGCGGCCGGAGGACCTCCTCGGCCACCTCGTCGTCACGCTCGCCCCGCACACGAGCGGGGGGGTCGTCGCCCGGATCGTCGGATTCACGGACGCGCAGGCCTGCTTCGCCCATCCGTTCCTGATCGCCGCCCGCCGCCGGAACTGCGACGGCGACGAGGATTCCGTCATCCTGCTCCTCGACAGCCTCATCAACTTCTCCCGCGCGTTCCTCCCGGACAAGCGGGGAGGCCTCATGGACGCGCCGCTCGTCCTCACGACCCGCATCGATCCGAATGAGATCGACAAGGAGGCCCACAACCTGGACGTCCTCCCGGTGTACCCGCCGAGCCTCTATGAAGCAGCGGAGCGGTTCGCCCACCCGCGAGAGATCGAGCCGCAGATTGACACGGTCAGCAAGAGAATCGGGAGCGTGCTCCAGTACGAAGGGTTCTCGTATACGCACGAGACGTCGAGCATCGCGCAAGGCCCCATCGCGTCGGCCTACGGGGAGGGGTCGATGGCCGAGAAGATCGAGAAGCAGCTCGAACTCGCCCTCCGAATCCGTGCGGTGGACCCGAACGATGTGGTCGCCCGGATCGTCGTCCACCACTTCCTCCCGGACCTGATCGGGAACCTCAAGGCGTTCTCGAGTCAGCAGGTCCGATGCACCCGGTGTGGAGAGAAGTACCGCCGAATCCCGCTCCGGGGTCGATGCCTCGCCTGCGGGGGCAACCTCACCCTCACGGTCCACGAGAGTTCCGTGAAGAAGTACCTCGAGATTTCAAAGCGGATCAGTGCGCAGTTCGAGGTATCGAATTATCTCCGGCAGCGCATCGACCTCATCGAGGACGCGATCGCGTCTCTCTTCACGAACGACCGCACGCAGGATCTGAAGCTCGACGACTTCTTCTAG
- a CDS encoding thioredoxin family protein — MLKVRDPDAFHREILESKEPTVVMFFATWCPFCRRFQADFERLASSRPWRFAAVYLDDEDNPLWDDYAVEVVPTLALFRDGTIAARQDGVLGYGIDKSMISEFVRRVEPVIA; from the coding sequence ATGCTCAAGGTCCGGGACCCGGATGCGTTCCACCGTGAGATCCTTGAATCGAAGGAGCCCACCGTCGTGATGTTCTTCGCGACCTGGTGCCCGTTCTGCCGCCGGTTCCAGGCGGACTTCGAACGCCTCGCCTCCTCGCGTCCATGGCGGTTCGCCGCAGTCTACCTCGACGACGAGGACAACCCGCTGTGGGACGACTACGCGGTCGAGGTCGTGCCGACCCTCGCGCTGTTCCGCGATGGGACGATCGCCGCGCGCCAAGACGGGGTCCTCGGCTACGGGATCGACAAGTCGATGATCTCGGAGTTCGTCCGACGCGTAGAACCCGTCATCGCGTGA
- a CDS encoding ATPase domain-containing protein translates to MRKIRSGIYGLNPLLDGGVNENSTTVVIGRSGAGKTTLATQFIRRGLQEGQEGVFVSLDENKEQIIREAVEMGWSDILEYLDDELLVFIDASGREFSNFIRKELPAFVADWKGSNARIAIDPLTPVLWSTKDLYEQRDLIGYMFKQTRKVGTVLCTLEEHGQGDLAGAETVIPMYLADCVVHLKFNTDGAETSRLMKIVKCRNSRHSQASHAYEIVRGLGIVLEDVDGRKPATSKAPAQLRQMLLTRAMPKNVRDHLEKSLDGLTDEDFRSLKPERVLELILQEYQGS, encoded by the coding sequence GTGCGAAAAATCCGGAGCGGAATCTATGGACTCAACCCGCTCCTCGACGGCGGCGTCAACGAAAACAGCACGACCGTCGTAATCGGCCGCTCGGGCGCGGGCAAGACGACCCTCGCGACCCAGTTCATCCGCCGGGGGTTGCAAGAAGGCCAGGAAGGCGTCTTCGTCTCGCTCGACGAAAACAAGGAGCAGATCATCCGCGAGGCCGTCGAGATGGGGTGGTCCGACATCCTCGAGTACCTCGACGACGAGCTGCTCGTCTTCATCGACGCGTCGGGCCGGGAGTTCTCGAACTTCATCCGCAAGGAGCTCCCCGCGTTCGTGGCGGACTGGAAGGGGAGCAACGCACGGATTGCGATCGACCCGCTCACACCGGTCCTATGGTCCACGAAGGACCTCTACGAGCAACGCGACTTGATCGGGTACATGTTCAAGCAGACGCGGAAAGTCGGGACGGTCTTGTGCACGCTCGAGGAGCACGGGCAGGGGGACCTCGCGGGCGCGGAGACCGTCATTCCGATGTACCTCGCGGACTGCGTGGTCCACTTGAAGTTCAACACCGACGGCGCCGAGACGTCGCGCCTCATGAAGATCGTCAAGTGCCGGAACAGTCGCCACAGCCAAGCGTCCCACGCCTACGAGATCGTCCGGGGCCTCGGGATCGTGCTCGAGGACGTCGACGGCCGCAAGCCCGCGACGTCCAAGGCCCCCGCCCAGTTGCGGCAGATGCTCCTCACCCGAGCGATGCCGAAGAACGTGCGGGACCATCTGGAGAAGTCCCTCGATGGGCTCACGGACGAAGACTTCCGCTCGCTGAAGCCGGAACGGGTGCTCGAGCTCATCCTCCAGGAGTACCAGGGGTCGTGA